The DNA sequence TACGTGTTGAAGGTAACAGAAGCTCATGTGTGCGTGTCCACAGGTACACGTGCAAGAATGAACCCACACTTGGCACCCACATGTGCGCATGGGCTCCCCCAGGAAGTCCAGGGTCTCGGGGAACACACTGTTGTACGTACTCCCCATGCAGATGCTTGTGAAGGTCTGAATTTCCATCCTGGGTAGGGGCATGCACTCAGGTACACACACAATTTAAACTTTTAGTTGACCCAAGTGTTTCCAATCAGGTGTCACATTATGGAAGGTACTATGGAGCCTAAGCAGGCCAGATAATTCATTTTGTTAATGAGAAAACACAGAGAGCTGTCTgagcagcagggcagggcagggcctggggctgggctgaGTCACATTCACTCTGAGCTGGGGCTCAGGGCAGGAGACCAGGCTCTGCAGTAGCCCACGCCCGCCTGAGCCATGGCCATCCAAATAGAGACTGCCTGAGAAATGTGGAGCAGGTGGCCTCAGGCCAGGGAGGATTCCCCTTCAGGGTGGTGATGTGAGGCCCCAGCTGTGACATTGTCCTAGACCACCTCCCTGCCTCTTCTCCAGTTCAGCACCGGAGGGACCAAGCGTCCAGCCATCTGGATCGACACCGGCATTCATTCCCGGGAGTGGGTCACCCAGGCCAGTGGGGTCTGGTTTGCAAAGAAGGTAAGACCAGGGAGGTTAGGAGGGCTCTGTCCTGGAGGGGCACTTGTGTCCTAGGTCCTCAGGAGTCTGGGCCTCCCCTTCCCCTGGCAAGCAGTGGTTACAAAGATGGCCAAGGGAAGGTGTTTGCTGCTCCAGCATGGCAGAGGCCCGGCTTGACCCACACCGCCTCTCTGCCCCCAGATCACACAAGACTATGGGCAGGACTCTGCTTTCACCAAAATCCTTGACACCATGGACATCTTTCTGGAGATCGTCACTAACCCTGACGGTTTTGCCTTCACCCATAGCAAGGTACAGGCCTTCTCCTGTCCTGGGCAGAGGAGCCTGGGCCTCTGGCCTCTGAGCTCCACCACCTACTCACCCCTAATCTCAACCCCCCTAAGTCAAGTGAGGGGCATACAGGCCTATCCTCTCTGATCCAGTTTTCTGAACCTCGTCATGTGACTGGACATTTTGGGTGAATAATTCCTCGCTGTGGGGCTGTCCTGTGTGTGCAGGGTATTAAGTAACATCCTCATCTCCAGCCTATAGGATGCCAGTagcactcccccacccccaggggtgACCACCAAAACGTCAAGATTGTCCCCAGTTTGAAACCCACTACCTCAGACTTCACTTCCtggttctacttttatttttatggcaaGTGAAATGGGGCCAGGTGGTAGTGGGGGCCACCTCATGGCTTCTTCACTACATTCAGCCTTCTGGCCAACACCACCCACAGTCCTCCCCACTGTCCTTCACCTGTAGCCCCCGTTGTGGATCTTCCTTCCTGATGACCAGCTGAGAGCCGTCCATGGTGTGGCCCATCAGGAGAACTTTGTGCTGAGAGTAGCCTCACAGGGAGCCCCTGCCTCTGGCAGCCCTTTCTGCTCACTGCAGGCTCTGAGCCCCTGTCTAGCCCTGGGGTGGACTCAGGCCTCATACTCACTGGGTGCTGGGGGTGGCTaacccctctccttcctcagaACCGCATGTGGCGTAAGACTCGTTCCACCACGCCAGGCTCCCTCTGTGTTGGAGTGGACCCCAACAGGAACTGGGACGCGGGCTTTGGGAGTAAGACCCCATGAGATCTGTGGGGGGAGGGTTGTCTTGTTGTCCATCCCCCGTCCTGCCCCAGTAGTGGGGGAGTGTGGGGTGTGTCTTCTCCAACTCTGAGGGTGATAGAGGTGATGCTCTGAGAACTGGCTGTCACTTCTCTATAAAAGACAGTTCTTTCCAAATGGAGCAAACGGCTGGAAGGCCCTCCAGGGGATCTCTTAGCTTACTCTCAACTCCATCCCTCCTCAGCCATGAGGAGTATTCTCACTGTGAGAATGAAAAGGTTTCCATTGAGGGGCCTGTCTTATCTCCCTGGTCCCTCTACCAGTCTGTCCAAGACTGGCTGGGAAGGCAGGACCCCAGGTTATCAAAGGCTTCTGTCCTATCTTTAATTCAGGGGTGTATGTGAGCCCTCCTGCACCCCACTTCATCCCCAACTCCATGCAAAGAACTGGAAGCCATGCTACTTGCCCTCTGTCCTCCCACAGTGGCTGGAGCCAGCAGCAACCCTTGCTCAGAAACTTACCACGGCAAGTTTGCCAATTCTGAAGTGGAGGTCAAGTCCATCGTGGACTTTGTGAAGGACCATGGGAACATCAAGGCCTTCATCTCCATCCACAGCTACTCCCAGCTTCTCCTCTATCCCTATGgctacaagacagagccagcccCCGACCAGGCTGAGTTGGTAGGTTGCTGACCCTCTGCTTGTCCTAATGCCCCAAAAGCAGCTCTGGGCAAGCCTAGACTTTCACTCCAATGAGTGACTTGCCTACAGAGTGCCTCGTGCCCCTCTCCTCCCATGGACCTCCCATGATGGTTTGGACTAGCTTTACTTTCTTtctgaaactgaggcacagagtggttgAGTTACTTTTGTTATGCAGCAGAGTGAGGGGCAGAGATAGACTTTAATCGTGCAGCAACAGACTTGGAGCAGCAGTGTGACCAAAGGCCAGGGAGGTGCTGGCCAGATACCCCACAGGGTCATAAGATCATCGCACTGCCAAGCTCTGGAGCTGACCCTGCAGGCTGAGCAGGCTGAGCTCTGTGCTTCTGCAAGGCGCATGCTTCTGGGCCATCCTGCCAGCCCCTGGGCTACCCTGGCCATGCTGTTCCAGGGCGTGGCAATGACAGGTGGCCTTATTTGGTGTTTCCTCCAGGATGAGCTGTCCAAGGCTGCTGTGACGACCCTGGCCTCTCTGTATGGGACCAAGTTCAAGTATGGCAGCATTATCAAAGCAATTTGTAAGTGGCCATATAATCTCTCTGGGTGATTATGGGATAAACATCAGGTGGGTTTTCCTGGCCATGGGAGGATCTCTCATGGAAGAAATAGCCAAGGGTGCCCAGATTGCTGCCTGGGCAAGAGAACACTGCCCTCCACTCCATGCCTGACAACTGCTGGTCAGAGCTGTTTTGAGGGGTAAACAGTCCTTTTTCCTGACATGAATTCTGCCTGCTTTGATACTTTCAGACAAACATGTGAATTCCTCTTAGAACTCTCGTCCCCTTGTCTTGGGGTTAAGTCCAGCTTCTTGCATGTAGATCACTGGGAAATCAACTTTAAAAACGCTTCTCTACTGCTCAGTTAGGGAATAGGCCTGATCTTTCCCCCACTTACTTATACATGCCCTGTCCCTGGGCAGAGTATTACTACATCAAAATGAAATTAACCAATACATGtgtattgagtacctactatgcaCCAGGCCCCATTTCATGTGCTTGGGATACTGCCATGAATAAAATAAGCAAAGGTCAGGAAACTTGCATGCTAGCCAGGGAGACTGAGAATAAATGTAAACAAGAAATGATACAAGTTAGGTGATGACTCAGACTAGATGGGGATGAGGGGATCAGGCATGCTGGGGGTGGAAGTGGGGCAGATGGGCCTCACTGAGAGAGTGACATTTGGGCAGGTGTTGAGGGAAACGAGGGCGGagccttccaggcagaggaaCTTTCTAGAGCCAAGGCCCTACTGTGTGATGTGGTCTGGGTGTTGTGGGAATAGCAAGGGGACCAGTGTGGCTGCATCAGAGTACTTGGAGGTAGAAGCGGAGTTTGGGGGTTTGAGGGGGAAGGCTGCAGGCACACCTCATGCACTTCCTGCCTCAATGTCCAGCTTTTAGTGAGCAAGTGGGTCACAGTCGTACCCGGGGATGACCTTGCTTTTGGACCCCAGGCCTTCTTTAGATACTGTTTCAACCCTGAATCAAGGTATTGCTTCAGTCAGTATTACCAAGTCCAATTCGGACATGCCGActccctccttcttccctgctcagTTCCTAAGTGGTTTCATTAACCAGTTAACTGTGGAGTCtgtggaatttctttttaaaagaaagacccagggggcggcgcctgtggctcaaggagtagggcaccggtcccatatgcctgaagTGGCtggttcagacccagcccggccaaaaaaaaaaaatcacaaaaaaaaaaaagaaaagaaagacccaGGGATTTTGCTTTGCCTCTGGCTCTTTGCACTTTCCCCTGCAGACCAGGGTCCTGAGGGAACAATCCCGCTTACCCAAGCAGGGAACTCTGGTATATTTAGAGCCTTCACTGAAGGGGCTGTTGGAAGGCGGCAGTTTTCAGACGGGCTTTTGTAATTGCAGACTTTCTTGCAGACTATCCCCCAGTGAATAGAACTGTTGCTGGTCTCTTCTTTGGGCCTCCAGCAGGAGCTTCCTGGAAGCCAGGCTGCTTGGTCAACAGCAGCCTTTAGTAGACACTGACTCCACTCAGCATTGCACAAGACACTGGGCTTTGGACAGGGTTGGTTAATTCGGCCTGTGTAAATGTTTCCAAAGTGAATGACCCTTGCTCTCCTGCATTTTGCTCCTGCCCCAGATCAAGCCAGTGGAAGCACCATTGACTGGACCTACAGCCAGGGCATCAAGTACTCTTTCACCTTTGAGCTCCGGGATACCGGGCGCTATGGCTTCCTGTTGCCGGCCTCCCAGATTGTCCCCACGGCCCAGGAGACATGGCTGGCACTACTGACCATCATGGAGCATACCCTGAATCACCCCTATTGAACTGGTCCTTTGGCACCGTCCTCTTCTGCTCCACCCAGACAACTAAATAAAGTTTGAGTGTACAAGGAATAGAACCTTGGAACATATGAAGTGTGCCTGCATTTTCATGCTGGGGCAGAAGTGATTTAGTTCCTGCAGGCCTCACTGGAAATGTGTGGGTGGTTGGACTAGATGACCCCTAAAGTTCCCTGCATTCCAAAGTCCTGTGAAGTTGTATCCAGTGGCATCTGTTTTAATTAGACCACCCTGAGCTCAGCTCATCAGTGGGGTGATTTGTTCATACCTTAGCAGCAAGCAGCGGCCACAGCTGCTAACCAAATGCCCGACACCCCACAGTGGCGAGGAATTCAGTGTATACAAGAGTCTAGCTAGTTGTGTCCATCCATCTACAAACGCGATAACCTGGAGTATAATCCTGTGGCCACTGTTATCTGAAATAGATGCAGTAGCCAAATAAAACAGATTAAGCAAAATACGCTCTTTCACACCAGAAttaaatcagaagaaaacaaatgggctaaatgaaatcatttactgAAGATAACAAAATTAAAACGCCAACCCTGCGACATTTTATTGATTATAGTATGTCACACTTTGCATTTATGGAGAGGAGTAGTTCACTTTTTGTTTGCTGCAGCCTTCCTAACATCTTTGGTTCTGTCTCTGCCCCCTCGTCTCTTCCCATCACCACTACTCCTTCCTGTTCCCCCACTGAGACCCTCCCCGGCTCCCAGAATTTGGCTTCCCGATGCCTGTGATAGTACCCTTAGTGGCTAGCACCACATACACCATACACTAAGCATTGGATATCCCAAGgtttttcaacagaagctcccttTTGTTTCTTCCGTATCTCTTCAGATGGTAATGTGTGGCAAGGGGTTCCTCCCACCGAAG is a window from the Nycticebus coucang isolate mNycCou1 chromosome 11, mNycCou1.pri, whole genome shotgun sequence genome containing:
- the CPA1 gene encoding carboxypeptidase A1, which codes for MRALLVLSVLLGAVFGKEDFVGHQVLRISAADEAQVQKVKELEDLEHLQLDFWRGPSQPGSPIDVRVPFHSLQAFKVFLEAHGISYKTMIEDVQSLLDEEQEQMVAAQARALALSTDTFNYAAYHTLEEIYNFMDTLVAEHPRLVSKIPIGKSFEGRDIYVLKFSTGGTKRPAIWIDTGIHSREWVTQASGVWFAKKITQDYGQDSAFTKILDTMDIFLEIVTNPDGFAFTHSKNRMWRKTRSTTPGSLCVGVDPNRNWDAGFGMAGASSNPCSETYHGKFANSEVEVKSIVDFVKDHGNIKAFISIHSYSQLLLYPYGYKTEPAPDQAELDELSKAAVTTLASLYGTKFKYGSIIKAIYQASGSTIDWTYSQGIKYSFTFELRDTGRYGFLLPASQIVPTAQETWLALLTIMEHTLNHPY